Part of the Chelmon rostratus isolate fCheRos1 chromosome 13, fCheRos1.pri, whole genome shotgun sequence genome is shown below.
AAAAATCACAATATATACAAATTTTGATTGCAGCAGTACACATAAATGTAGACTGTGAAACATAAGTGAAGAGTTTGGATCCTGGAGGACTCCGAGCTGATTTCAGCTTCAGTAGATAGGAAGGACCTGATCCACTTTTATTCCTCTCAACCATGGAGACCTCGCAGGAGGTCATATGACCAGATCATCATTCCGGCTAAAACTTCTCCCAACAAAGGAAAAGGGTGGTGCTCATGTGACACATACACCTTTAAGCCTTGACTGACATGTGATTATTAGTGACAGATCCAAACTGTTTCTCCTCTGCATGGCATCCTTTCAAATACAGATTAGAGAAATACGAAACTTTCTCTTTGGGCTCTTTGAAACCTTCCCTACAATCCTGCCTCCCCCACACGTGTTACTGCCTCTCCTTTAACATTCACCCCGTACCACCCAGGAGCGAAGCAGACAAACTCTGCAAATTCTTTCATTTACACATCCACTGCTTCTGCACTTCGGCTTCTTTTTTCCCAGCGGAGCCGCACTGGaactcttttcctctccacctccatgaaacattttctattATTCATCAAAAGGGGCTTTAAGCACCTCTCCCTTCCCGTTACACGagtgaaaaacaagacatctcTGGCTCTTTAATGCCGATTCCTCTCATCTCCGGGAACAGAATTTGTggatcattaaaataaaacacaaccgCAGTTACAGAAAATTGATTCTTTGGCTTGGAGCAGAGGAataagaaagagagggagggcgggCGGGCATGGGAAGCTGTTCCTGGATGGATGAACTAAGACTTGCCCTCAATTTCTGGCACTAAAATCACatcatttctctctttgctttaatTCTGATGAAATTTGTATTTCTGCGGCGGCGCTCACACGCAGTCTGACAATACAGGCTCTTGGATGAATGCACATGTTACTCAACACGAGGGCCTTTTCATCTGCGTGAGTATTAAAGTGACTCATCTGACAAGCGTTATCAGTTCACAAGAACTAAAAGTATTCTTGATCTACAATGGAGGCTGCACAAAGTGTGACTCCGTGTGAACAAATCATTTCTTTCTACTAAAATTAGATGCTATAAAGCTGCAGgtaattagaaaaaaacagatgacaaaaaaaaaatccttgtgAAGTTGGAGCACTTTCATTTTTAGCTTGAGTGGTGTGACCTTTTTAAGCTGATTCACTGGGCTTTTGagttatgtgtttttaaatatagtAATACCAGTTTATTTCGAGCGCAGCAGCACTCAGGGGAGACTTATCACAATGGCCTCATTTTACCAGAGTGGGACGGCAATCTTTTAGTGCAGGACTGTGTCATTgtcaagttgtgttttttttcctctctcgtTATGTCTGTTGGTTGGTTATCTGATGCTCTTGTCACTATATTTACAAGCTCTgataaaagcatcattttaGCCCCTGATAATGcatgaaaacagcatttaaaaatggaCACAAGCGAGGTTAAATATAGGTCAAATGGGCCAGTGTCAGTGTAACGTCTACTCTGCCTTCTGTCAATAAAGGCACTTTTAAGTCAGCAGCTTAGACGGGGAACTAGTTTGAGGTTAAAAACGATGGAAAGCGATTGAgctttttgttctctctgagGTGTTTTTTAAGACGTTAGAGTTTCCCGGAAATGTTTATCTCCTCAAGACATTCATacatatacaaaatataataacCTGGAAACTGTTTTGGATAATTTTCCTGGCAAGAAAGATTATTTTAAGTTGTAAGAGTGCAATctaaacatgttttattgtcaAAATCTAATCTTAAAACATCTTTGACACACTCTCAAGAACATTCCCAACAGTTATTGATTTATATTGAGTAGGAGGCCTAGACACAGTGTAGGCCTACTAAAGGGGACAGGGCTGGCGTACAGGTACTGTATTTCATGTGACttcagtaaaaagaaaattacaaataGATGACGTAAGACACGGCCTGATGCTGTTTACTTGACACTGACAGGTTTGTGTGCACTTCACCTTTATTCATAATAACatatcataatttatttgttcattgtattttgtattactTATCTGAATGAGCAAAGTAActtgtggaataaaaagtacaatattttacTCTGAAATGTATTGGAGTTGAAGTATAAATTGGCAGTATAACTTACGCAGTATACATTGGAGATACTTGTGTAAAGTAGAAGTACCACAAAATTGGACTTAAGtacagtacctgagtaaatgtacttagttactttccaccacgAGTGAGGTGGGCAGAAATGCAATGCTGTAATGCAATAATGTGAAAACTTCTAACACTAATGTGAAGGATGAATTCTGTATTTGTAGGAAtctcaacacaaaacacagttcCTTCCAGCTGCTACAGTTTGCCTGTATACATGTATAATGTTGTGTTCTCCTCGACATGACTCAAACATctgataaaatgcaaattattgtttactgatgtgttcatttgtacacacacattaaatctGAGAAAACATATGAAGTACAAATGTGTAATTTGTATGCACTATGTATTAATTTGAGAGGATAAAGTTGTcatgtgtgcaaacaaacaagGCTTTTTGACTCTTAAACATCCTGGTGGGCTTAATAGGATTTAAATATATCATGTAAAGCTAAAACTGAAGGCAAGTGCAAACTTGATGTAACTGTACAAACTAGCATAAGCTGCATGGAGGGAATGGCAAGTCATCTGAGGCAAAGGCTTGTGAATTTGGTCTCTATAAAACTGACTTCACTTGACAACAATGGAATCAGTAGGCTCAGTTATTTGTAGTTGACCTAAAAGTATTTTGGTTTATTGAGTAGTTTTTATGAACGAGATTTAATATGCACACACTTTATTATGGATTTCTCCAACACCAGACAACGCAGACAAACATCGCTAACTACATTATATAGTCACTATTTTCCAAACTATTTTTGTGACAAAAGTAAAGGAAAGTCTCGAGACTGTGCATTTGGATCATGGATGCGAGTGGATGGACGCATGATCGGAATCCCGAAAACGGCCGGGAAACACCGAAAGCCGCGGTGCCTGCTGGGTAATTACAGAGTCGACAAACCGCCATCTTTCTTTAGCGAGTTAGTAGGGCAAAATAACAACCAGTTTGAAATGGTTATTTCTTCAAAATAGAACGATTGAAGCAATTCCACTTGTTCAGTTATTCTAAATAGCAAGTTAAAAGAGGAGCAAGTGGAACGGAAGTCCAGATACTGTGCACATATCCGCCATAAGGCACAGCAGTTTGGTGTAAACGCTCGACTAGTAGTGGTGGTCAACATGGGCCGCTCTCGGAGCCGCAGCTCGTCGCGGTCTAAACACTCCAAAAGCAGCAAGCACAGCAAGAAACGGAGCCGGTCTCGGTCGAGGTccagagacagggagaggtcCAAGAAGCGGTCCAAGTCCCGAGAATCGAAAAGGAACCGCCGCAGAGAATCTCGCTCTCGTTCACGGTCCACCACAGCCTCGTCCCGCAGAGACAGGGCAGCCTCGCCGCCGGAGCGCATCGACATCTTCGGAAGGACGCTGAGCAAGAGAAATGCCCTGGACgagaagcagaagaaggaggaggaggaaagaagggcAGAAATGGAAAGGCAAAGGAAGATGTAAGTATATTTCAAGATAAGACTCTGCACCTGTAGCGTTACATAACGTTGCCCGTGGTGAACTGCATGAATGTTAAGTGCTAAGCTAAGTGCTAGGTTAGCTGCATTCATTTGTATTGTTAGCGTTAGCTCTTTGCACTAGCGAGCtaatgctaacaagctagccGCCAAAGCATGCTAACGTCAGCTAGGCTCTGCAGGGCCTTGTCTGCACAGGGGAGATAATCATCCCTGTCAGAGCAGACAGCTGCACCGCAGGGACCAGTTCACCTTTTCACTTGGAATGCACCTTAAGTTTTAGTTTCATTATGAGGCCATTTGGATTTTAATATAACTGATATGTAAACATTCCGAACTTATTATTTATATGTTGTGCAAACATCACAAATGTTATGAGGGTGTGTTCCATATGTTGTTTACAGACATCGCAACCTATGAACAGCAAAGTAATCATCCCTGAATTATCCATGGCAGTTTTGAGTCATTTATTGAGCAACTATACCAAACATCTGTGCAACCTCTTAAAACAATTTAATACCATTTATCTTGAACACTGAAGGTGTTTTTGGGTGCTTGTTTGGCCTCACCTTAAGGTATGCAGTAGATATTGGAAATAAAATTGATGAATTTTTATGGAAATAATAGTTGGTAGCAGTCTTGGGTAATAAATCGTTATATGTACTAAAAATTCATGCCCACTTTACATACTGTGCATGGAGGAGAGCATGCTTACAGTACCTAAGCTCAATTAGCCTTTCAGCAAAGTACTCCAACTACAGTGCAGTTGCTGCTTCAGGAAGTGCTGAGTAAAGTGCAACGCTGTCACGACTCTGCACATTATGGTTGCCACACATAATGACCGTGGGCTGCTATTTGTCTGCTGGTGGGTTCTGTTGGACAGGGAAGCTACTattgtgaaagtgtgtgtggtaGCCAGAGGCGCGTAGACACCTGAGATCTGAGCCGCAGTCCCACACCTGGCCTCCTGAGTGCCTCTTTTTTACTTCTTAATAGCCACAGGGCCACTTAACCAGGCATACAAATGTAAATATCATGACACAGAGACCTTGTAGATAAGGAAGGAGTTGGGTCTGGGTTGGGTAAGTTCTCCGGTTTCCCAGTGGCTGACAGGATGAAATCAAACCCAGGGCGGGTAGGTTGTGTGTTTACAGTTGTGCCAGAATCAATGTGACAAAACACCTCCCAGCTCTTAATAGCTTCCTTTTCAGAGTGCagttggaggaaaaaaagaacaatttaaaagcattttcaatGGGCAGCCAGGATGACAGGTGACTCCCTTCTGCGTTAACCCTTtagtctgctgctgtgttggaCAGACTCATTCATCCCTGCAGGGGTTGTAGGCTGATGTAGTGAGTCAAATTTCTACCGAAACATTTAGGCTATTTTCTAAGTTTCCTGCATGATCACACATATTGAACCATTCAGTTTGTCTTGAGGACAAATGTGGCCGGGGGGCCCTCTCCTACGCAGGGCCTGATGTGAGCGCTTCCACTCAATGGGGAGTGACCGCAGAGACCTGCGTTATTATGGCCCTGTGGTCGCCCCTGCTGTGGGGGCTCATATGAAGACAACACTGGCTAAGCATGCTTTACCAAACCAGTCGAAAAACTATGCTAGACTTACTGTAGACCAATGTCAAAAATGTGAATTGCAGGGACACCACCTGTAAAGTAACTGACTGTGACAGATCACTGATAGAGCTCcataacaaagacaaaatgctgCACAGGGCAGAACAtgtgctgtaaatgttaaaaGTGATAATTACTTCTTTTATATGAGATATGGTGACTTCTACTCACAGAGTAGGATCTAAAATTTTAAAAGgttaaacattttcagaaattgtgtttttaactttttatgtgtttgtgtttgtatgagagCATCAGCTTTATGAAAAATTGTTCCATCCCTGATTTCCTGTAAACCATCCCTCTATATGTCTTTTCCCCTTCCATCTTTTTCCTTCCTCCGTCCTCCAGCCGGCAGCAGGAGATCGAAGAGAAGCTGATCGAGGAGGAGACTGCACGGCGAGTGGAGGAACTGGTGGCCAagcgggtggaggaggagctggagaagcgGAAGGACGAGATAGAGCGGGAGGTGCTGCGACGTGTCGAGGAGGCGAAGCGCATCATGGAAcggcagctgctggaggagctggagaggcagcGGCAGGCTGAGTTGGCAGCGCAGAAAGCCAGAGAGGTAACGCTCGGTCGTTTGGAACGCAGCCCCTCCCTTTCCTACATACCTCCCCAACCCTTTACCCCCTTTCCCCATCTCCCTCACCAGTCACCTGCTCTGACTGGTGCCTTTCTGTGGGACATGGTGGAGGTAGAGGGACCTCCCACCGCTCCCTGTTTACTTTTCAGAGCGTAATCTCGCCATGGTACAAGTTTCACTGCAAGGAGGGTAGATGCATAGCCTGAAAGTGGCCATGCAGTAGCTTAAGTTATACTTAATGATAACATGAGTTTCTCTGCACACAGCGTACACAAATTAATAATACAGAGTATTAGTAAGTAACAGTAAGTGTCAACGAGCGTTAATATTTAATGCACACCTGCACCTTAAATTGTGACTCAGTTGACTCCgttctttattttctcaccGCCACTTACCAGGTTTTGCACCAATGAGTTTGGGTTTCTAACAGCAGGAATATTGCTGGAACTGAAGCAGCAATTTAGGCTTTAAAGATGAAGATTGTCTGTTCGTACTTACAGGTGAATATTGCCACAGGTAATTTTGCTGTCTCAAGGGGATTCCCCAACTTGCCAGTGAGAGTTTTGCCATGGCGGAGCTACAGAAATTGAGTGCCTGTAttctgtttcatattttttttcaccgGATCGGCCTGATCTTTTGCTTTCATATTTGTAAGCATCTCTGTTGATGTCTGTAATAAAgagccttttttattttttatttttttaagatgacACTTTTACATTCACCGTCTCTGTACATCACTggccatttttaaatgtttcccaAATGCCTTAAATTTATAGctcctttaaaaaatgtgacataGTCATGTATCAGGTTAGCCAGGCTTTAGCTTAGGTTCTAATAAGAAGCCCAGCCCTGTAACGACCTTTCTTATGCAGTTCTCAAAGGAAGCTCCTCAGGCTTCTTTAAAGTTAGCACTGCTACCCctttgcttctttctttgtttctttcctttgcGTTTTAGAGAGGAAAGGTAGACAGCTGTCTGACAAACCCTGTGCCCAACCTCCCCCCGCATCATTAAGAAAAGGAGGTTTGTTTACACTACAGTAATAATGTATTGTGAATGAGAGGGGCAGCTAAAGCCTAGTGACCCTGACTTGCACAGGGAGCAGCCAGTGGCTCGGTACTAATAGGGTGAGAAATGTAGTCCGAGCACGCCTCCTTTACCTACTTGGACTTACTCGGTCGCCCCTCTCCTGCCTTGTGTTCTGTCTGTATGCTACCGCTCTACTCTTTCTAAATCTCCCACTGTCAGTCCTAGACACTGTTTACCAACAGAACTGTAGAACTAACAAGGCTCTTCTGCAACCAAAAGGTCAAGGTCAGCCTTAAAGTATTCAGCTGAGTAAGCTTCAGCTAGATGCCTCCAGCGTCATCTGCAAGGCACCGGTCCAGGCTTTAGCGAGTGGAGATTTCCCATCTCTGTTACTCTgacatttcaaatcaaatctgaTGTGTAGAAATGTTGTTTAACTCACAGACAGTTTGTCCTGTACAGGTTTTCTTTaccaccccctcccccccttaCCTTCTCTTTAACAAGCCTTGTTTTGAGAATCTTCTGTTAGACGGCTTCTGCTCTGGGATACATAATGACGGACCactacacttcctgtttcctgtttgacaCGGTTAACTATCTCTGGTCTAACCTCtgtgttactttttttttttttttaaatactcatTATTTTATACAGTTAAAGAACTTTTTCtccctaaaaaaacaaacaaatgtacTGTGT
Proteins encoded:
- the LOC121616451 gene encoding arginine and glutamate-rich protein 1-B, with the protein product MGRSRSRSSSRSKHSKSSKHSKKRSRSRSRSRDRERSKKRSKSRESKRNRRRESRSRSRSTTASSRRDRAASPPERIDIFGRTLSKRNALDEKQKKEEEERRAEMERQRKIRQQEIEEKLIEEETARRVEELVAKRVEEELEKRKDEIEREVLRRVEEAKRIMERQLLEELERQRQAELAAQKAREEEEKSKREELEKILEENNRKIAEAQAKLAEDQLRIVEEQRKIHEERMKLEQDRQKQQKEEQKIILGKGKSRPKLSFSLKATE